The genomic region CTACATTAACATTGTATAATTTGTGTCATGACACCTTGTTCGTACTTTGAAAACTTTTTCTGTTAAGCTTATCAACTTTTGTGTATCAAGCTTCTACATTACATGTATTTTGACTTTGTAAGCACTTATTATCAACAATATGTATGACGAAATAATGTTGCTAGGTTTCATCTTATTGGACAATTTTGTGATTTCAGGTAGTTGCTGTAAAGCAGCTTGATCGGAATGGCCTTCAAGGAAATAGGGAATTTCTAGTGGAGGTTCTCATGCTCAGCCTCCTCCACCATCCCAACCTTGTTAATTTGATTGGTTATTGTGCTGATGGGGATCAGCGCCTTCTTGTTTATGAGTTTATGCCACTGGGGTCATTGGAAGACCACTTGCATGGTTAGATTGTCTATCTTCTTTACTTTAGTTCAATTACACTCTCTACATTGGCTAGATTGCTCACTTTTCCCTTCAGTTATCATTTTTCTCTGCACAGATATTAAAAGTTTGCCAAGGTCTCATAGACTTCTGTATTATATAGCTATGTCATTCATTGTTGAGAACATGGTTAAATGACTTGGTTATTTAATAATGTAGCTAGTTTCACTAAAATGTTTTTTATTCTCCAGAGATATTAAAATGTTCTTTCACTTCTTCTAAGCtgcataaattaataaatttacccccAGAAGTTATAACATTTGACTTTGGTGTGTAACCATATTGCTTTTTAGTGCATCAACTGCTAATTTAAAACAAACTGTGATGATTCCTGTGAATATTGCTTGCTTATTCTACTTGGCATAGTTTGATTGAACAACATCTAATCACTTAGAGCGGTGGTAATCTTTTTTggttaaaaagtataaatgaTTATTGAGGAGTGTTCTCCATCTCTGTTTGATGTCTTCTTGAAACTTGGATGAGTTGTAGGGAAAGATTCGCCTAGCATTATATACTTTTGAGTTACATATTAGCGAAGTATCATAAGACGTTGCTCTGGATACAAATTTCATAAGACTTGTAGTTTCACTGACTGATTGAGTGTGAGGAATATAAAACAAACTGTGATGATTCCTATGGATATTGCTTGCTTATTCTACTTTGCATGGTCTGATTGAACAACATCTAATCACTTAGAGCGGTggtaattttttagttaaaatgtACAAATGACTATTGAGGAGTGTTCTCCATCTCTGCTTGATGTCTTTTTGAAACTTGGATGAGTTGTAGGGAAAGATTCGCCTAGcattatatacttttttgtTACATATTAGCGAAGTTTCATAAGAAGTTGCTCTGGATAGAAGTCTGCCGATATTTAAGagaattaaaaggaaaatatcaTGAAGAGTATTTGACAGTAGGGCATGTCAACAGGCCATGAATCACAAGATAAGTGAAAGGCCAATTGTTTTGGGGATGTGAAGATCAATTGGGATGGTCAAGTTTGGAAGAGAAGCATTTGGGATAACCTAGGAATAATCTGTTGGTGATATCTTTCATTTGTAGATATAGCACCCAGTTGATTGATTTAAGACTCTGAAGGAGGAATACTGCAAATAGCAGGTCACATAAAGATCTGAAAAGCTCATAGAAAGGAAGTCTTTCATATTCCATGACAGAATTTGCAGATTTATTCCAACTTTGATGTGATAGTAGCAGTAGCAGAAGTTGGCATGACTGATAGTCACTTGGCATAATGTTTAAATTGCTACTATTGGTACTTCTAGTAGAAGTGCTACATCAGATCTTGCTTAGAAGCTATAATTGTATTTGACATGCGACTGGTGGTCGAAATTGCGTCAACTTTCAATTCATGCTAGGTACTTTCCCTCGGCTTGTGCGAGTATGCATACCTGTCTAGTGAACCATAGTTTAGAACTAGCTTTAGAACCCTCAGTTTGAGAAACGTGATCTCTGTGTGATGTGGAGCTAATTTCCAGCAGACATGATCAATTGTTTATTGGAGTCTGAAAGCAGTCTCACACTTTCCGAGGTCCCCGCTTTAATTGAAAGGAATATTAGACTATTGATATTGCAGCAAGAAGactgtttttttcttttttatttaataccgAATCTTTGCTATCAAAGAAGTTCAGTATCAAGCTCTGAAATGTGGATACTGAGGTGAATAGATGGAAGTATTAAGAAAAGAACTGTTTAGATGAATCTGTCATGAGATGTTAATGGTGCCCATTGTTGGTGAAAAAGTTTGAGTAGAAGTCATGTTAATCAACTCTAGCATGTAGTGAGATGGTCAAAGGATTGTTGGATTCTGCTAAAATTGATGTCAGGACTGGAAAAAACTATAACAAAAACCTGGATAAATACAGGAGAGAAATGATTTTTAGGGATTTAAGGAAGTAGCTACTAGATGGAGGTAAACGGACAAAGAATTTACTTTGTGCTTAATCCGAAAACTGAGTTTAAGGCTTTGTAACTTTGAGGTTAAATTTGTTCATTTTAGGAGGTCAGTTGATCATCCTGCTAGCGTCTGCTAGACATGGGTAGCCTGATTGTCTGGTACGTATTagatttattcttttgatacTTCTTGGTGCTTTTGCTTAACCTTGTTTTGGCATCATAAACTACCATCAAAGCTTGATGGTTGTTAAATTTCATTTGAATTGGTTAGCTTTGAATTTTACAGCTCATTCTtgttactaaattttattatttttatcagaTTTTCCATCAGACAAGGAGCCTCTAGACTGGAACACTAGGATGAAGATTGCAGCTGGTGCAGCTAAGGGGTTAGAATACTTGCACGACAAAGCAAACCCACCTGTTATTTACCGGGACTTAAAATCATCCAACATCCTTCTTGATGAGGGCTATCACCCCAAGTTATCAGATTTTGGACTTGCGAAACTGGGTCCTGTTGGTGACAAGACGCATGTCTCAACACGTGTGATGGGGACATATGGTTATTGTGCTCCTGAATATGCTATGACTGGTCAACTTACTTTAAAATCTGATGTCTATAGTTTTGGAGTTGTATTTCTTGAACTTATCACAGGGCGCAAGGCCATAGATAATACCCGGGCTCCTGGAGAACATAATCTTGTCGCATGGGTAAGTTTTCcatcttttcattttcatacAGAAGTCTTCCAGTGATCTATTGTTTTCTTTCCCCCTTTtttcattatcattattttcttttatgttgaaCTAACATAAAACAAGATTTCTGTGCATCTTGTTATATGTGCTGTCGGACATGGGGCTTTTCAGGCTCGACCACTTTTCAAAGATCGTAGGAAGTTCCCCAAAATGGCTGACCCACTGCTTCAAGGGCGTTATCCAATGCGAGGATTATATCAGGCTCTTGCAGTTGCAGCCATGTGCTTACAGGAACAAGCAGCCACAAGGCCTCTAATAGGGGATGTTGTGACTGCACTCACATATTTAGCTTCCCAAACGTATGACCCAAATTCTGCCAATCAAAGTAACAGAGTTGGGCCATCTACTCCTAGGAACAGAGATGACCGGAAGGGCATGGCTGATGGGCTGGACAGCCCAGATGAGCATGGACGTGGTGGATGGCATGGCTCCCCTTctacatataaaaattcacCTGATTATAGAAGGCGTGACCCTATGAGGGAATCAAGCACCGCCAGCGAGTTAGGAAGGAGCGAAACTGGTGGTGGGTCTGGCAGGAAATGGGGTTTGGATGACTCTGAGCGACAAGATTCTCAGAGAGGAAGTCCAGTAAATACCAGCAGAGTTAGGGAGACTCCCAGGAATCGGGATTTAGATAGAGAGCGTGCAGTTGCAGAAGCAAAAGTTTGGGGTGAGAATTGGCGAGAGAAGAAGCGTGCAAATGCAATGGGTAGCTTTGATGGTACAAATGAGTAAAAATTGCAGTGCAAGGCCAATTCATGTCTTTGATTTGTTCTTGGCAAAATATATGTTGTATGCTTCCAGGGGTCATCAtgaagggaaaaaagaagttGTAGATACACAGTTCTTGAATGTTCTTGGTTCCCATTTCTGCCAAGGGAATAAGACTTGTTGTATCCAACTTTGACTGCTGATGTTATTGTCCTGTATCATTCTTGTAGTCATGAGTATGAAATTGAATGCTTCAATTATGTGGTTGAAGGAAGGAAAACAGGGAGAGATAAAGGTCTTCAGGGCAGAGGGGGGTGTTAATGTTTGGTTTTCGGGCATTTTACAGGGAACCCCACTGAAGAATGATGAATGCAACATGTTAATGTTATGTACTTagggtttttttattttttttttcttttccttgaaGTTCTTTGCCACAGGAATCTGGGAAGGTAGTTAATTTTTGGCCAATgtatttgtggttttaattaTGTGGGGAAAGACTTAGATTGGTGGGTTTGGTTTGGCCGTCTCATTGGTGTTACATATTGTACTCAATACGGTCTTGTGTATGGATTTCTGAGTCCGGTCATGTTTCGGCTTATACAGGAAGTTTTCATCATATTCTTCTCTCTCTGCTTCAATTGACAATACAGTTATGTCATATAACTTGACCATCAATTCTTCACTCAAATTCTAGTAATATATGTTCATTGAGGTATTCATTTATTGCACTGCAGCAACTCTAGtgttttttttctgttttttttacGATAATGGAGACATATTGTGAATTAAATCGGTGTCTAAGAGtgaatatcaaaatttaatttaaaaaggaaaaatataaattgttgCTTATCAGCATATTATGGGAAGGTGCGTACCACTATCCTTTATGTTCGTATTGTCTGATGCCTTTAATTGCTGCATTACTTATGTAAGAgaagagaaattaaaagaaaagaaattttaactAGTGCATAATCTAGTGTTACAATTGGTATCGGAATCAGAATTAAAGAGGATCGAGAAAGGAATAAAAAATGCATAATGGCCGGTCACAACAATCGCTAAACCTGCAGCAGCAGCAAAGTCAGAAGAAGGAACACAAGAGCAAAAGCTAAAACAACTCCTCTCACCTGGAAGCTGCATATTTTAGTTCAACTTTGATACTGTTCTTCTAAGTACACAATAATGTGACTGAAAACATCATTAGCATTGGGAGTTATTTGTTAAAGAAATACACACAATTCATTGCCTGGCTTATGAAACTAAAGTGCACCACATAAAGCAGCCGCTTTCTCGCGGCATTAAAACATCTTTGCTGCAGTTGAGGATTTCAACACTTTGATCCATATACTCTTATCAAAGCTACACTTAATAGCAAGTGATGGACATCTTCGGCATTATTTACACAGAAACGACA from Ricinus communis isolate WT05 ecotype wild-type chromosome 9, ASM1957865v1, whole genome shotgun sequence harbors:
- the LOC8262400 gene encoding serine/threonine-protein kinase PBL27, which codes for MGGCFPCFGSSNKEGTDGGGAIKEVAKKDSVKEGSVAQSHHVGRVSSDKSKSRNGSDPKKEPTIPKDGPTAHIAAQTFTFRELAAATKNFRQECLLGEGGFGRVYKGRLESTGQVVAVKQLDRNGLQGNREFLVEVLMLSLLHHPNLVNLIGYCADGDQRLLVYEFMPLGSLEDHLHDFPSDKEPLDWNTRMKIAAGAAKGLEYLHDKANPPVIYRDLKSSNILLDEGYHPKLSDFGLAKLGPVGDKTHVSTRVMGTYGYCAPEYAMTGQLTLKSDVYSFGVVFLELITGRKAIDNTRAPGEHNLVAWARPLFKDRRKFPKMADPLLQGRYPMRGLYQALAVAAMCLQEQAATRPLIGDVVTALTYLASQTYDPNSANQSNRVGPSTPRNRDDRKGMADGLDSPDEHGRGGWHGSPSTYKNSPDYRRRDPMRESSTASELGRSETGGGSGRKWGLDDSERQDSQRGSPVNTSRVRETPRNRDLDRERAVAEAKVWGENWREKKRANAMGSFDGTNE